A window of the Streptomyces sp. JB150 genome harbors these coding sequences:
- a CDS encoding cytochrome P450 — protein sequence MGDLIDLAAHGDAFRTDPHPVYAELRARGPVHRVLLPPPEGYETWLVVGYEEARAALADPRLSKDASRIGITPLDQELIGPYLLVVDPPRHTRLRSLVTRAFTARRVEELRPRVQRITDDLLDAMLPLGRADLVESLAFPLPITVICELLGVPELDRAGFRALSTEVVAPTSTQSGNDAVARLGTYLTELIEDKRRTGPGDDLLGALIGTTTEDGDRLSPEELRGMAYLLLIAGHETTVNLITNGVHALLTHPAQLAALRADMTLLDGAVEEMLRWEGPVENATFRYAAEPLEIAGTRIEAGEPVMIGLTAGDRDDARYPDAHRFDIRRDPRGHLAFGHGIHYCLGAPLARLEARTAIRSLLDRAPDLTLDGSPGDWLPGMLMRGMRSLPVRW from the coding sequence ATGGGGGACCTGATCGATCTCGCCGCCCACGGCGACGCGTTCCGCACCGACCCGCACCCGGTGTACGCCGAGCTGCGCGCGCGGGGCCCGGTGCACCGGGTGCTGCTGCCGCCGCCCGAGGGGTACGAGACCTGGCTCGTGGTGGGGTACGAGGAGGCGCGCGCCGCGCTCGCCGACCCGCGGCTGTCCAAGGACGCGAGCCGGATCGGCATCACTCCGCTCGACCAGGAGCTGATCGGGCCGTATCTGCTGGTCGTCGACCCGCCGCGGCACACCCGGCTGCGCTCGCTCGTCACCCGCGCGTTCACCGCCCGCCGGGTGGAGGAGCTGCGGCCCCGGGTGCAGAGGATCACCGACGACCTGCTCGACGCGATGCTCCCGCTCGGCCGCGCCGACCTCGTCGAATCGCTCGCCTTCCCGCTGCCCATCACCGTGATCTGCGAGCTGCTCGGCGTGCCCGAGCTGGACCGGGCGGGCTTCCGCGCGCTGTCCACCGAGGTCGTCGCCCCGACGAGCACGCAGAGCGGCAACGACGCGGTCGCCCGCCTGGGCACCTACCTCACCGAACTGATCGAGGACAAGCGCCGCACCGGCCCCGGCGACGACCTGCTCGGCGCGCTCATCGGCACCACCACCGAGGACGGCGACCGGCTCTCCCCGGAGGAACTGCGCGGCATGGCCTACCTGCTGCTGATCGCGGGCCACGAGACGACGGTCAACCTCATCACCAACGGGGTGCACGCCCTGCTCACCCACCCCGCCCAACTGGCCGCGCTGCGCGCCGACATGACGCTGCTGGACGGCGCCGTGGAGGAGATGCTGCGCTGGGAGGGCCCGGTGGAGAACGCCACCTTCCGGTACGCCGCCGAGCCGCTGGAGATCGCGGGCACCCGCATCGAGGCGGGCGAGCCCGTCATGATCGGCCTCACCGCGGGCGACCGCGACGACGCCCGCTATCCCGACGCCCACCGCTTCGACATCCGCCGCGACCCCCGCGGCCACCTCGCCTTCGGCCACGGCATCCACTACTGCCTGGGCGCACCCCTGGCCCGGCTGGAGGCACGCACCGCCATCCGCTCCCTCCTCGACCGCGCCCCGGACCTCACCCTGGACGGGTCGCCCGGCGACTGGCTGCCGGGCATGCTGATGCGCGGCATGCGGAGCCTGCCGGTGCGCTGGTGA
- a CDS encoding Gfo/Idh/MocA family oxidoreductase, which yields MRIGVIGTGRIGTIHANTLSRHRDVGSLILTDADPARAQELAHRLGETAAPGVEEIFRWGVDAVVITTATAAHAELIGRAARSGLPVFCEKPIALDLPGTLHALAEVEAAGTVLQMGFQRRFDVGYTGAREAVRAGRLGRLHTVRAMTSDAAPPPAEYLPLSGGLFRDTLIHDFDIARWVTGREVVEVYAAGSDAGPPMFRAAGDVDTGAALLTLDDGTLVTATATRLNGAGYDVRMELAGELDQIVVGLDDRTPIASTEPTGPPAASRPWTGFLERFGPAYRAELTAFVEVVRGERPNPCDGREALQALRIAEACERSRRERRPVRLAEIPGGAEAVFR from the coding sequence ATGCGCATCGGGGTCATCGGTACGGGCCGCATCGGCACGATCCATGCGAACACGCTCAGCCGCCATCGCGATGTCGGCTCCCTGATCCTGACGGACGCGGACCCCGCGCGGGCCCAGGAACTGGCCCACCGGCTGGGTGAGACGGCCGCGCCCGGTGTGGAGGAGATCTTCCGGTGGGGGGTGGACGCGGTGGTGATCACCACGGCGACCGCGGCCCACGCCGAGCTGATCGGGCGGGCGGCGCGCTCCGGGCTGCCGGTGTTCTGCGAGAAGCCGATCGCCCTGGACCTGCCCGGCACACTGCACGCGCTCGCCGAGGTCGAGGCGGCCGGGACCGTCCTGCAAATGGGCTTTCAGCGGCGCTTCGACGTGGGGTACACGGGGGCACGCGAGGCGGTCCGCGCGGGGCGGCTCGGGCGGCTGCACACCGTACGGGCCATGACCTCCGACGCGGCCCCGCCACCGGCCGAGTACCTGCCGCTGTCCGGCGGGCTGTTCCGCGACACCCTCATCCACGACTTCGACATCGCCCGCTGGGTGACCGGCCGCGAGGTGGTCGAGGTGTACGCCGCCGGGTCCGACGCCGGTCCGCCGATGTTCCGCGCGGCGGGCGATGTCGACACGGGCGCGGCGCTGCTCACCCTGGACGACGGCACCCTGGTCACGGCGACCGCCACCCGACTCAACGGGGCGGGCTACGACGTCCGCATGGAGCTGGCCGGGGAGCTGGACCAGATCGTCGTCGGCCTGGACGACCGAACGCCGATCGCGTCCACCGAGCCGACCGGGCCGCCCGCCGCGTCCCGGCCGTGGACCGGGTTCCTTGAGCGCTTCGGACCCGCGTACCGGGCCGAACTCACCGCCTTCGTCGAGGTCGTACGGGGCGAGCGGCCCAACCCGTGCGACGGCCGCGAGGCGCTGCAGGCCCTGCGCATCGCCGAGGCCTGCGAACGCTCACGCCGCGAGCGCAGACCCGTACGGCTGGCGGAGATTCCGGGCGGGGCCGAGGCGGTGTTCCGGTAG
- a CDS encoding GntR family transcriptional regulator → MPKPDADPTVQLDLSVDRSSPVPLYFQLSQQLESAIEQGTLTPGSLLGNEIELAARLGLSRPTVRQAIQSLVDKGLLVRRRGVGTQVVHSQVKRPLELSSLYDDLEAAGQRPATKVLVNTVVPASAEVAAALGVAEDSDVHRVERLRLAHGEPMAYLCNFLPPGLLDLDTAQLEATGMYRLMRAAGITLHSARQSIGARAATAAEAERLGETEGAPLLTMQRTTFDDTGRAVEYGTHTYRPSRYSFEFQLLVRP, encoded by the coding sequence GTGCCGAAACCAGATGCCGACCCGACCGTCCAGCTCGACCTCAGCGTGGACCGCAGTTCGCCGGTCCCGCTGTACTTCCAGCTGTCCCAGCAGCTGGAGTCCGCGATCGAACAGGGGACGCTGACCCCGGGCAGCCTGCTGGGCAACGAGATCGAGCTGGCCGCCCGGCTCGGCCTGTCCCGGCCCACCGTCCGCCAGGCCATCCAGTCCCTCGTCGACAAGGGACTGCTGGTGCGCCGCCGCGGCGTCGGCACGCAGGTCGTGCACAGCCAGGTCAAGCGCCCCCTGGAGCTGAGCAGCCTCTACGACGACCTGGAGGCGGCCGGCCAGCGTCCCGCCACGAAGGTGCTGGTCAACACGGTCGTCCCGGCGTCCGCCGAGGTCGCCGCCGCGCTCGGGGTCGCCGAGGACAGCGACGTCCACCGCGTCGAACGGCTCCGGCTCGCGCACGGTGAGCCGATGGCGTACCTGTGCAACTTCCTGCCGCCCGGTCTGCTCGACCTGGACACCGCGCAGCTGGAGGCCACCGGCATGTACCGGCTGATGCGGGCCGCCGGGATCACCCTGCACAGCGCCCGGCAGTCCATCGGTGCCCGCGCCGCCACCGCCGCCGAGGCCGAGCGGCTCGGCGAGACGGAGGGCGCCCCGCTGCTCACCATGCAGCGCACCACCTTCGACGACACCGGCCGCGCCGTGGAGTACGGCACCCACACCTACCGCCCGAGCCGCTACTCGTTCGAGTTCCAGCTCCTCGTACGGCCCTGA
- a CDS encoding sugar ABC transporter substrate-binding protein yields the protein MARFRTWVGIAVAGALTLSLAGCSSTGGKRAEDARKAAAARGKAAVTTPRWTFAMITHSGDGDTFWDIVQSGAKEAAAKDNINFLYSHDDEAQQQAQLVDAAIDKKVDGIIVTLAKPDAMKAAVARAVKAGIPVVTVNSGSEESKKFGALTHIGQDETIAGQAVGEELNKRGRKKALCVLHEQGNVGHEQRCAGVKDTFDGTVQNLYVTGTSMPDVQSAIEAKLQTDKKVDAVVTLGAPYADTAVKARQGAGSDAEIDTFDLNAKVAAGLKDGTLGFAVDQQPYLQGYQAVDLLWLYKYNADVLGGGKPVLTGPQIITKDQAAALEEYTKRGTR from the coding sequence GTGGCACGGTTTCGGACCTGGGTAGGCATCGCGGTGGCAGGGGCACTGACACTGTCCCTCGCAGGGTGCAGCAGCACCGGCGGCAAACGCGCCGAGGACGCCCGCAAGGCCGCGGCCGCCCGGGGAAAGGCGGCGGTGACCACCCCCCGCTGGACCTTCGCCATGATCACCCACTCGGGTGACGGCGACACCTTCTGGGACATCGTCCAGAGCGGCGCGAAGGAAGCCGCCGCCAAGGACAACATCAACTTCCTCTACTCGCACGACGACGAGGCCCAGCAGCAGGCCCAGCTCGTCGACGCGGCCATCGACAAGAAGGTCGACGGCATCATCGTCACCCTCGCCAAGCCCGACGCGATGAAGGCCGCCGTCGCCCGCGCCGTCAAGGCCGGCATCCCCGTGGTGACCGTGAACTCCGGCTCCGAGGAGTCCAAGAAGTTCGGCGCGCTCACCCACATCGGCCAGGACGAGACCATCGCCGGCCAGGCCGTCGGCGAGGAACTGAACAAGCGCGGCAGGAAGAAGGCACTCTGCGTCCTGCACGAGCAGGGCAACGTCGGCCACGAGCAGCGGTGCGCCGGCGTGAAGGACACCTTCGACGGCACGGTGCAGAACCTCTACGTCACCGGCACCAGCATGCCCGACGTGCAGTCCGCCATCGAGGCCAAGCTGCAGACCGACAAGAAGGTCGACGCCGTCGTCACCCTCGGCGCCCCCTACGCCGACACCGCCGTCAAGGCCAGGCAGGGCGCGGGCAGCGACGCCGAGATCGACACCTTCGACCTGAACGCCAAGGTCGCCGCCGGCCTCAAGGACGGCACCCTAGGCTTCGCCGTCGACCAGCAGCCCTACCTCCAGGGCTACCAGGCCGTCGACCTGCTGTGGCTGTACAAGTACAACGCCGACGTCCTCGGCGGCGGCAAGCCCGTGCTCACCGGCCCGCAGATCATCACCAAGGACCAGGCCGCCGCCCTGGAGGAGTACACGAAGCGGGGCACCCGATGA
- a CDS encoding ABC transporter permease, with product MSATTTTGDERLLRTSPLRKLLGRPELGSVVGALAVFVFFAFAADSFLRATSLSTVLYAASTIGIMAVPVALLMIGGEFDLSAGVLVTSSALISSMFSYQMTANVWVGVGVSLLVTLAIGAFNGFMLTRTKLPSFIITLGTFLMLTGMNLGFTKLISGTVSTKTIADMEGFPSARDVFASTLTIGGVDFKITILWWFGLVAVASWILLRTRAGNWIFAVGGNQDAARAVGVPVAATKTGLYMGVAFGAWIAGQHLLFSYDVVQSGEGVGNELIYIIAAVIGGCLITGGYGSAVGSAVGAFIFGMTSKGIVFAEWNPDWFKFFLGAMLLLATLLNAWVRKRAEATK from the coding sequence ATGAGCGCGACCACCACCACCGGCGACGAACGCCTGCTGCGCACCTCACCTCTGCGCAAGCTCCTCGGCCGCCCCGAACTCGGCTCGGTCGTCGGCGCCCTCGCCGTCTTCGTCTTCTTCGCCTTCGCCGCCGACAGCTTCCTGCGCGCCACCAGCCTCAGCACCGTCCTGTACGCGGCCTCCACGATCGGCATCATGGCCGTCCCGGTCGCGCTGCTGATGATCGGCGGCGAGTTCGACCTGTCCGCGGGAGTCCTGGTGACGTCGTCGGCGCTGATCTCGTCGATGTTCAGCTACCAGATGACCGCCAACGTCTGGGTCGGCGTCGGCGTCTCGCTGCTGGTCACCCTCGCGATCGGCGCCTTCAACGGCTTCATGCTGACCCGTACGAAGCTCCCCAGCTTCATCATCACGCTCGGCACCTTCCTCATGCTCACCGGCATGAACCTCGGCTTCACCAAGCTCATCTCCGGCACCGTCTCCACCAAGACGATCGCCGACATGGAGGGCTTCCCGAGCGCCCGTGACGTCTTCGCCTCGACCCTCACGATCGGCGGCGTCGACTTCAAGATCACCATCCTGTGGTGGTTCGGGCTCGTCGCCGTCGCCTCCTGGATCCTGCTGCGCACCCGCGCCGGCAACTGGATCTTCGCGGTCGGCGGCAACCAGGACGCCGCCCGCGCGGTGGGCGTCCCCGTCGCCGCCACCAAGACCGGCCTCTACATGGGCGTCGCCTTCGGCGCCTGGATCGCCGGCCAGCACCTGCTCTTCTCGTACGACGTCGTCCAGTCCGGCGAGGGCGTCGGCAACGAGCTGATCTACATCATCGCCGCCGTCATCGGCGGCTGCCTGATCACCGGCGGCTACGGCAGCGCCGTCGGCTCGGCGGTCGGCGCGTTCATCTTCGGCATGACCAGCAAGGGCATCGTCTTCGCCGAGTGGAACCCCGACTGGTTCAAGTTCTTCCTCGGAGCGATGCTGCTCCTCGCGACCCTGCTCAACGCCTGGGTCCGCAAGCGCGCGGAGGCCACCAAGTGA
- a CDS encoding ATP-binding cassette domain-containing protein, producing the protein MGPQARGGHQVTTDTATRTALVELTGVSKHYGNVRALEGVSLQVRAGEITCVLGDNGAGKSTLIKIVAGLHQHDGGTLRIDGEETRLSSPREALDRGIATVHQDLAVVPLMPVWRNFFLGSEPRKGTGPFKRMDVDFMRRTTRAELLRMGIDLRDVDQPIGTLSGGERQCVAIARAVYFGAKVLILDEPTAALGVKQSGVVLKYVAAARDEGLGVVFITHNPHHAYLVGDRFVLLRRGTMVGNHTRDEISLDELTDQMAGGTDLAELRRELKRL; encoded by the coding sequence CTGGGTCCGCAAGCGCGCGGAGGCCACCAAGTGACGACCGACACCGCGACCCGCACGGCGCTCGTGGAGCTGACCGGCGTCAGCAAGCACTACGGCAACGTCCGCGCTCTCGAAGGCGTCTCGCTCCAGGTGCGGGCGGGCGAGATCACCTGCGTGCTGGGCGACAACGGCGCGGGCAAGTCGACGCTCATCAAGATCGTCGCGGGGCTGCACCAGCACGACGGCGGCACCCTGCGCATCGACGGCGAGGAGACCCGCCTGTCCTCCCCGCGCGAGGCCCTGGACCGGGGCATCGCCACCGTCCACCAGGACCTGGCCGTCGTCCCGCTCATGCCGGTGTGGCGCAACTTCTTCCTCGGCTCCGAACCGCGGAAGGGAACCGGCCCGTTCAAGCGCATGGACGTCGACTTCATGCGCCGTACGACGCGCGCCGAACTCCTCCGCATGGGCATCGACCTCCGTGACGTCGACCAGCCCATCGGCACCCTCTCCGGCGGCGAGCGCCAGTGCGTGGCCATCGCGCGGGCGGTGTACTTCGGCGCGAAGGTCCTCATCCTCGACGAGCCGACGGCGGCACTGGGCGTCAAGCAGTCGGGCGTCGTCCTCAAGTACGTGGCGGCCGCCCGCGACGAGGGCCTGGGCGTGGTGTTCATCACCCACAACCCGCACCACGCGTACCTCGTCGGCGACCGCTTCGTCCTGCTTCGCCGGGGCACCATGGTGGGCAACCACACACGGGACGAGATCTCCCTGGACGAACTCACGGACCAGATGGCGGGCGGAACCGACCTCGCCGAGCTGCGCCGCGAACTGAAGCGACTCTGA
- a CDS encoding ROK family glucokinase, which produces MSTYGTFSAPIGSRRAPALRTIGTRERRSHLTAPRVPTVGIDIGGTKVMAGVVDADGNILEKLRTETPDKSKSPKVVEDTIVELVLDLSDRHDVHAVGIGAAGWVDADRNRVLFAPHLSWRNEPLRDRIADRLAVPVLVDNDANTAAWAEWRFGAGRGEDHLVMITLGTGIGGAILEDGQVKRGKFGVAGEFGHMQVVPGGHRCPCGNRGCWEQYSSGNALVREARELAAADSPVAYGIIEHVKGQIADITGPMITELAREGDAMCVELLQDIGQWLGVGIANLAAALDPSCFVIGGGVSAADDLLIGPARDAFRRHLTGRGYRPEARIVRAQLGPEAGMVGAADLARLVARRFRRAKRRRVERHERYERYAQTRRAQGAP; this is translated from the coding sequence ATGAGCACCTACGGCACCTTCAGCGCCCCCATCGGCTCCCGGCGTGCCCCCGCCCTCAGAACGATCGGCACCCGGGAACGCCGCTCCCATCTGACCGCACCCCGCGTGCCCACGGTCGGCATCGACATCGGCGGCACGAAGGTGATGGCGGGCGTCGTCGACGCCGACGGCAACATCCTGGAGAAGCTGCGCACGGAGACCCCGGACAAGTCCAAGAGCCCGAAGGTCGTCGAGGACACCATCGTCGAGCTGGTGCTGGACCTGTCCGACCGGCACGACGTGCACGCCGTCGGCATCGGCGCGGCCGGCTGGGTCGACGCCGACCGCAACCGGGTGCTGTTCGCCCCCCACCTGTCGTGGCGCAACGAACCGCTGCGCGACCGCATCGCCGACCGGCTCGCCGTCCCCGTGCTCGTCGACAACGACGCCAACACCGCCGCCTGGGCGGAGTGGCGCTTCGGCGCCGGCCGCGGCGAGGACCACCTCGTCATGATCACCCTCGGGACCGGCATCGGCGGCGCCATCCTGGAGGACGGCCAGGTCAAGCGGGGCAAGTTCGGCGTGGCCGGCGAGTTCGGCCATATGCAGGTGGTGCCCGGCGGCCACCGCTGCCCGTGCGGCAACCGCGGCTGCTGGGAGCAGTACAGCTCCGGCAACGCGCTGGTGCGCGAGGCCAGGGAGCTGGCCGCCGCCGACTCCCCGGTGGCGTACGGGATCATCGAGCACGTCAAGGGCCAGATCGCCGACATCACCGGCCCGATGATCACCGAGCTGGCCCGCGAGGGCGACGCGATGTGCGTCGAACTGCTCCAGGACATCGGCCAGTGGCTCGGCGTCGGCATCGCCAACCTCGCCGCCGCGCTCGACCCCTCCTGCTTCGTCATCGGCGGCGGCGTCTCGGCCGCCGACGACCTCCTGATCGGCCCCGCGCGGGACGCCTTCCGACGGCATCTGACCGGCCGCGGCTACCGCCCCGAGGCCCGGATCGTGCGGGCCCAGCTCGGCCCCGAGGCCGGCATGGTCGGGGCCGCCGACCTCGCCCGGCTCGTCGCCCGCCGCTTCCGCCGCGCCAAGCGCCGCCGCGTGGAGCGCCACGAACGCTACGAGCGGTACGCGCAGACCCGCCGCGCCCAGGGGGCGCCGTGA
- a CDS encoding sugar kinase: MTSAPLPHQPGPPDEPPRPAEDRGHMIRRRALTLLIIVLLIGVPAGYLVISANQSRDSGKDKEKKYSATGLTEGWPSKVQRRLYQVPIPHPSNKVAWYETNNWKTSRLYVQFQTTHDGLDAFLNELGAGRGDLVKDDIAIGARDRDVTGWKFTGPGARTGPNYGLVREQKNPKPTQHVVVNFGNPTYPMVYVVSRTTP, translated from the coding sequence GTGACCTCGGCTCCCCTGCCGCACCAGCCCGGCCCGCCCGACGAGCCGCCGCGCCCCGCCGAGGACCGCGGCCACATGATCCGCCGCCGCGCGCTGACCCTGCTCATCATCGTGCTGCTCATCGGCGTCCCGGCCGGCTACCTCGTCATCTCCGCGAACCAGAGCCGCGACAGCGGCAAGGACAAGGAGAAGAAGTACTCCGCGACCGGCCTCACCGAGGGCTGGCCGTCGAAGGTGCAGCGCCGCCTCTACCAGGTGCCGATACCGCACCCGTCGAACAAGGTCGCCTGGTACGAGACCAACAACTGGAAGACCAGCCGCCTCTACGTCCAGTTCCAGACCACGCACGACGGCCTGGACGCCTTCCTGAACGAGCTGGGCGCCGGCCGCGGCGACCTGGTCAAGGACGACATCGCCATCGGCGCCCGCGACCGCGACGTCACCGGCTGGAAGTTCACCGGCCCCGGCGCCCGGACCGGCCCGAACTACGGCCTGGTGCGCGAGCAGAAGAACCCCAAGCCGACCCAGCACGTCGTCGTGAACTTCGGCAATCCGACGTATCCGATGGTGTACGTCGTCTCGCGCACCACTCCCTGA
- a CDS encoding DEAD/DEAH box helicase has translation MRDTATAPATAAAVGPGPGAGQAGARVPAGLAAVFLPAPLPRDGRIVLWDPDGGTPAALPAAEPTELTVVRRHGSSVRRRTTPALSVPLDAALPLLVHARHDPAAHPATACWGAAALHALRLTARGRLLPGLTPTGHDAWRAGPLDPDDLAHLRAIAAALPYEGHAVPLPGPGPLRLPEPEALLRAFLDAVADTLPRTPAAPHTAGRPFADRRPQHLPDAHDWAAEVAAGMDAGVRISLRLDLSAYDLFDTGQDTPAQDGASGTDGAHGARLRRAGAAIVQVHSLADPTLVTDAAALWAGGADTAFGPRARVDAALAVRRAARVWPPLDRLADQDVPDVLALSEEELGDLLGVAAARLAAAGVAVHWPRDLARDLTAAAVVRPAPGSATDGTGFFESEELLQFRWQLALGGEPLSEAEMDALAEAHRPVVRLRDQWVLVDPALVRKARKRELGLLDPVDALSVALTGTAEVDGETVEAVPAGALAALRDRLTAGIRPAEPPAGLHATLRDYQLRGLAWLDLMTSLGLGGCLADDMGLGKTITVIALHLKRARPEPTLVVCPASLLGNWQREIERFAPGVPVRRYHGAGRTLDDLDGGFVLTTYGTMRSAAPVLAAHPWGMVVADEAQHVKNPYSATAKALRTIPTPARVALTGTPVENNLSELWALLDWTTPGLLGPLKSFRARHARAVENGEDQEAVTRLARLVRPFLLRRKKSDPGIVPELPPKTETDHPVPLTREQAALYEAVVRESLLAIETAEGMARRGLVLKLLTSLKQICDHPALYLKEEPARAGTDRLAARSGKLALLDELLDTLLAEDGSALVFTQYVGMARLITAHLAGRAVPVDLLHGGTPVPERERMVDRFQSGATPVLVLSLKAAGTGLNLTRAGHVVHFDRWWNPAVEEQATDRAYRIGQTQPVQVHRLVTEGTVEDRIAEMLAAKRALADAILGSGEAALTELTDRELSDLVSLRRTS, from the coding sequence ATGCGCGACACGGCGACAGCCCCGGCGACCGCCGCGGCGGTGGGACCGGGACCCGGGGCCGGACAGGCCGGCGCGCGGGTGCCCGCCGGGCTCGCGGCCGTCTTCCTTCCCGCCCCGCTGCCGCGCGACGGCCGGATCGTCCTCTGGGACCCCGACGGCGGCACCCCGGCCGCCCTGCCCGCCGCCGAACCCACCGAGCTGACGGTCGTACGCCGCCACGGCTCCTCGGTGCGACGCCGCACGACGCCCGCGCTGAGCGTCCCCCTCGATGCCGCCCTGCCGCTGCTGGTCCACGCCCGGCACGACCCCGCCGCCCACCCCGCCACCGCCTGCTGGGGAGCGGCCGCCCTGCACGCCCTGCGGCTCACCGCGCGCGGCCGCCTCCTGCCCGGACTCACCCCCACCGGCCACGACGCCTGGCGGGCCGGCCCGCTCGACCCCGACGACCTGGCCCACCTGCGCGCCATCGCCGCCGCCCTGCCGTACGAGGGACACGCGGTGCCGCTGCCCGGCCCCGGCCCGCTCCGGCTGCCCGAGCCGGAAGCGCTGCTGCGCGCCTTCCTGGACGCCGTCGCCGACACCCTGCCCCGCACCCCCGCCGCACCGCACACCGCCGGACGCCCCTTCGCCGACCGCCGCCCGCAGCACCTGCCCGACGCCCACGACTGGGCCGCCGAGGTCGCCGCCGGCATGGACGCGGGCGTGCGGATCTCCCTCCGCCTCGACCTGTCGGCGTACGACCTGTTCGACACCGGACAGGACACCCCGGCGCAGGACGGCGCGAGCGGCACCGACGGCGCGCACGGGGCCCGGCTGCGCCGCGCGGGCGCCGCGATCGTCCAGGTGCACAGCCTCGCCGACCCCACCCTCGTCACCGACGCCGCGGCCCTGTGGGCGGGCGGGGCGGACACCGCGTTCGGGCCCCGCGCGCGGGTCGACGCCGCCCTCGCCGTCCGCCGCGCCGCCCGCGTCTGGCCCCCGCTCGACCGGCTCGCCGACCAGGACGTGCCCGACGTGCTCGCCCTCTCCGAGGAGGAGCTGGGCGACCTGCTCGGCGTCGCCGCCGCCCGCCTGGCCGCCGCCGGAGTCGCCGTCCACTGGCCGCGCGACCTCGCCCGCGACCTCACCGCCGCCGCCGTGGTGCGCCCCGCGCCGGGCTCCGCGACCGACGGCACCGGCTTCTTCGAGAGCGAGGAACTGCTCCAGTTCCGCTGGCAGCTCGCCCTCGGCGGGGAACCGCTCAGCGAGGCCGAGATGGACGCCCTCGCCGAGGCCCACCGCCCCGTCGTCCGGCTGCGCGACCAGTGGGTGCTCGTCGACCCCGCCCTCGTCCGCAAGGCCCGCAAACGCGAACTGGGCCTGCTCGACCCGGTCGACGCGCTGTCCGTCGCCCTCACCGGCACCGCGGAGGTCGACGGCGAGACCGTCGAGGCGGTCCCGGCCGGGGCGCTCGCCGCGCTGCGCGACCGCCTGACCGCCGGCATCCGCCCCGCCGAACCCCCCGCCGGCCTGCACGCCACGCTCCGCGACTACCAGCTGCGCGGCCTGGCCTGGCTCGACCTCATGACCTCCCTCGGCCTCGGCGGCTGCCTCGCCGACGACATGGGCCTCGGCAAGACCATCACCGTCATCGCCCTGCACCTCAAGCGGGCCCGACCCGAACCGACCCTCGTGGTCTGCCCCGCCTCCCTGCTCGGCAACTGGCAGCGGGAGATCGAACGGTTCGCCCCGGGCGTCCCCGTCCGCCGCTACCACGGCGCCGGCCGCACCCTCGACGACCTCGACGGCGGCTTCGTCCTCACCACCTACGGCACCATGCGCTCCGCGGCGCCCGTCCTCGCCGCCCACCCCTGGGGCATGGTCGTCGCCGACGAGGCCCAGCACGTGAAGAACCCGTACTCGGCCACCGCCAAGGCCCTGCGCACGATCCCCACGCCCGCGCGCGTGGCCCTCACCGGCACACCGGTCGAGAACAACCTCTCCGAGCTGTGGGCCCTGCTGGACTGGACGACTCCCGGCCTCCTCGGTCCCCTCAAGTCCTTCCGCGCCCGGCACGCCCGCGCCGTGGAGAACGGCGAGGACCAGGAGGCGGTGACCCGGCTGGCCCGCCTCGTCCGGCCCTTCCTGCTGCGCCGCAAGAAGTCGGACCCGGGCATCGTCCCCGAGCTGCCGCCCAAGACGGAGACCGACCACCCCGTCCCCCTCACCCGCGAGCAGGCCGCGCTGTACGAGGCGGTGGTGCGCGAGTCGCTGCTCGCCATCGAGACGGCGGAGGGCATGGCCCGCCGGGGCCTGGTCCTGAAGCTCCTCACCTCGTTGAAGCAGATCTGCGACCACCCCGCGCTGTACCTGAAGGAGGAACCCGCGCGGGCCGGCACCGACCGCCTCGCCGCCCGCTCCGGCAAGCTCGCCCTGCTCGACGAGCTGCTGGACACCCTCCTCGCCGAGGACGGCTCGGCGCTGGTCTTCACCCAGTACGTGGGCATGGCCCGCCTCATCACCGCCCACCTCGCCGGCCGCGCGGTCCCCGTCGACCTCCTGCACGGCGGCACACCGGTGCCCGAGCGGGAGCGGATGGTCGACCGCTTCCAGAGCGGGGCCACCCCCGTCCTCGTCCTCTCCCTCAAGGCCGCCGGCACGGGCCTCAACCTCACCCGCGCGGGCCATGTCGTCCACTTCGACCGCTGGTGGAACCCGGCCGTCGAGGAACAGGCCACCGACCGCGCGTACCGCATCGGCCAGACCCAGCCCGTCCAGGTCCACCGGCTCGTCACCGAGGGCACGGTCGAGGACCGCATCGCCGAGATGCTGGCCGCCAAGCGCGCCCTCGCCGACGCCATCCTCGGCTCCGGCGAGGCCGCCCTCACCGAACTGACCGACCGGGAGCTGTCCGACCTGGTGTCCCTGCGGAGGACGTCATGA